A section of the Polyangium spumosum genome encodes:
- the ychF gene encoding redox-regulated ATPase YchF, with amino-acid sequence MALKVAIVGLPNVGKSTLFNALTQTAAAQAANYPFCTIEPNVGDVAVPEPRLDKLATLAGSKEIIPARINFVDVAGLVRGASKGEGLGNQFLANIRDCDAVAFVARCFQNDDVTHVEGRVDPLADLDIIETELMLADIDSLEKRIPNLEKRIRGGDKEGATTLRLLKLALEQLHAGRPAFTAKVEPEDQKAWRMLQLLTAKPALYVCNVDEAAAATGNALSAKVFERAAKDGAKSVVISAQIEAEIAQLGPAERAEFLETLGLVEPGLNRLIREAYALLGLQTYFTVGPKEARAWTIPIGATAPEGAGVIHTDFEKGFICAETIAYDDFVKFGGESAAAQAGKLRKEGKAYVVKDGDVMHFHFNV; translated from the coding sequence ATGGCCCTCAAAGTCGCGATCGTCGGTCTGCCCAACGTCGGCAAGTCCACCCTCTTCAACGCCCTCACCCAGACGGCGGCCGCGCAGGCGGCCAACTACCCGTTCTGCACCATCGAGCCAAACGTCGGCGACGTGGCCGTGCCCGAGCCGCGGCTCGACAAGCTGGCGACGCTGGCCGGATCGAAGGAGATCATCCCGGCCCGGATCAACTTCGTCGACGTGGCGGGCCTCGTGCGCGGCGCGTCGAAGGGCGAGGGCCTGGGCAACCAGTTCCTCGCGAACATCCGCGACTGCGACGCCGTCGCCTTCGTCGCCCGCTGCTTCCAGAACGACGACGTGACCCACGTCGAGGGGCGCGTCGACCCGCTCGCCGACCTGGACATCATCGAGACCGAGCTGATGCTGGCGGACATCGACAGCCTGGAGAAGCGGATCCCCAACCTGGAGAAGCGGATCCGCGGCGGCGACAAGGAGGGCGCGACCACGCTGCGCCTGCTGAAGCTCGCCCTCGAGCAGCTCCACGCAGGCAGGCCGGCGTTCACGGCCAAGGTCGAGCCGGAGGACCAGAAGGCGTGGCGCATGCTGCAATTGCTCACCGCGAAGCCCGCGCTTTACGTGTGCAACGTCGACGAGGCCGCGGCCGCGACGGGCAACGCGCTCTCGGCGAAGGTGTTCGAGCGCGCGGCGAAGGACGGCGCGAAGTCCGTGGTGATCTCGGCGCAGATCGAGGCTGAAATCGCCCAGCTCGGGCCCGCCGAGCGCGCCGAGTTCCTCGAGACGTTGGGGCTCGTCGAGCCCGGCCTGAATCGACTCATCCGCGAGGCGTATGCGCTCCTCGGGCTGCAGACGTACTTCACGGTCGGCCCGAAGGAGGCGCGCGCCTGGACGATCCCGATCGGCGCGACCGCGCCCGAGGGCGCGGGCGTGATCCACACGGATTTCGAGAAGGGCTTCATCTGCGCCGAGACCATCGCCTACGACGATTTCGTCAAATTCGGCGGCGAGAGCGCCGCGGCGCAGGCCGGCAAATTGCGCAAGGAAGGGAAAGCCTACGTCGTCAAGGACGGCGACGTGATGCATTTCCACTTCAACGTCTGA
- the secD gene encoding protein translocase subunit SecD, with protein MIYNILQYAFAGLGALSLGLGVWQRSKRGVFLMSAIASFCAAIAAHYHVFWATAFFGLCVPWALVCALNTIDLAWRAKAGFVLFLALGSWLAIYPTYSDERYGRIDRSGLGPEESVKIEEDARVGNRGVREWLLSNIDFRLVRGLDLKGGLRLVYTVDVDEAIKDKRDRYYDEVRQALARAFGIVGAEQQASVEDLKKLVGKVRVEKSRDNASTLYINFEDAADADKITDEFMRPFSEMQRQFSADRKRVTLRIKSDVETEIRSKAVTQAKETVNRRVDSMGLKEAGVTTRDEDIIIEVPGDNDQTFAEIRDIVSQTARLEFKLLDDDVNFFEAEVRNPKNQEVKGLRFQQEQVSVGPGKQKVNYYAVLERMEGEDLRQALARLQEWASTLQVPDDHEIGFGKYQAYDEETETVEDVGWRTYYLFSKAEITGDMISDAQAMPDPSDRGLGGWLVQMKMTSVGGDRFEDITEKNVKRRFAIILDQKVESAPVIQTKIPGGVATITMGSANPDQQIDDARKLELVLRSGALPAPISPSNEQRIGASLGQDAIVEGMKGAAAGAGLVLLLMVGYYNRAGMIANIAVLFNLVLQVAILAMFGASMTLPGIAGLALTIGISVDANVLINERIREELHAGKSPRAAVDIGYDKAFSAILDGHVTTLISGLILAQYGSGPIKGFAITLIVGIAVSLFTGVVCTRLMFDWAVRARKVKKLHLG; from the coding sequence ATGATCTACAACATCCTCCAGTACGCATTCGCCGGCCTCGGCGCGCTGTCCCTCGGGCTCGGCGTGTGGCAGAGGTCGAAGCGCGGCGTCTTCCTCATGTCGGCGATCGCGTCGTTTTGCGCTGCGATCGCCGCGCACTACCACGTGTTCTGGGCGACCGCGTTCTTCGGGCTCTGCGTGCCGTGGGCCCTCGTCTGCGCGCTGAACACGATCGATCTCGCGTGGCGCGCGAAGGCCGGGTTCGTCCTGTTCCTCGCGCTCGGCTCTTGGCTCGCCATCTACCCGACGTACTCGGACGAGCGGTACGGCCGCATCGACCGCTCGGGGCTCGGCCCCGAGGAGAGCGTGAAGATCGAAGAGGACGCGCGCGTGGGCAACCGCGGCGTGCGCGAGTGGCTGCTCTCGAACATCGACTTCCGCCTCGTGCGCGGCCTCGACCTGAAGGGCGGCCTGCGGCTCGTCTACACGGTCGACGTCGACGAGGCGATCAAGGACAAGCGAGACCGTTACTACGACGAGGTGCGGCAGGCGCTCGCGCGGGCCTTCGGGATCGTGGGGGCGGAGCAGCAGGCGTCGGTCGAGGACCTGAAGAAGCTCGTCGGCAAGGTGCGCGTCGAGAAGTCGCGCGACAACGCGAGCACGCTCTACATCAACTTCGAGGACGCGGCGGACGCGGACAAGATCACCGACGAGTTCATGCGTCCGTTCTCGGAGATGCAGCGGCAGTTCTCCGCGGATCGCAAGCGCGTCACGCTGCGCATCAAGAGCGACGTCGAGACGGAGATCCGCTCGAAGGCCGTGACGCAGGCGAAGGAGACGGTGAACCGCCGCGTCGACAGCATGGGCCTCAAGGAGGCCGGCGTCACGACGCGCGACGAGGACATCATCATCGAGGTCCCCGGCGACAACGACCAGACGTTCGCCGAGATCCGCGACATCGTCAGCCAGACGGCGCGCCTCGAGTTCAAGCTGCTCGACGACGACGTGAACTTCTTCGAGGCCGAGGTCCGGAACCCGAAGAACCAGGAAGTGAAGGGCCTGCGTTTCCAGCAGGAGCAGGTCTCGGTCGGCCCGGGCAAGCAGAAGGTCAACTACTACGCGGTGCTCGAGCGCATGGAGGGCGAGGACCTTCGCCAGGCGCTCGCGCGGCTGCAGGAGTGGGCGTCGACGCTGCAGGTGCCGGACGATCACGAGATCGGCTTCGGCAAGTACCAGGCGTACGACGAGGAGACGGAGACGGTCGAGGACGTCGGCTGGCGGACCTACTACCTCTTCAGCAAGGCCGAGATCACCGGCGACATGATCAGCGACGCGCAGGCGATGCCCGATCCGAGTGATCGTGGCCTCGGCGGCTGGCTCGTGCAGATGAAGATGACGAGCGTCGGCGGCGATCGCTTCGAGGACATCACCGAGAAGAACGTGAAGCGCCGCTTCGCGATCATCCTCGACCAGAAGGTCGAGAGCGCGCCCGTCATCCAGACGAAGATCCCGGGCGGCGTCGCGACGATCACGATGGGCTCGGCGAACCCGGATCAGCAGATCGACGACGCGCGCAAGCTCGAGCTCGTGCTGCGTTCGGGCGCGCTGCCCGCGCCGATCTCGCCCTCGAACGAGCAGCGGATCGGCGCCTCGCTCGGTCAGGACGCGATCGTGGAGGGCATGAAGGGCGCCGCGGCGGGCGCGGGCCTCGTGCTCCTGCTCATGGTCGGCTACTACAACCGCGCCGGCATGATCGCGAACATCGCCGTCCTCTTCAACCTGGTGCTCCAGGTGGCGATCCTCGCGATGTTCGGCGCGTCGATGACGCTGCCGGGGATCGCGGGCCTCGCGCTGACGATCGGCATCTCCGTCGACGCGAACGTGCTCATCAACGAGCGCATCCGCGAGGAGCTGCACGCCGGCAAGAGCCCGCGGGCGGCGGTGGACATCGGCTACGACAAGGCCTTCAGCGCCATCCTCGACGGGCACGTGACCACGCTGATCTCGGGCCTCATCCTGGCGCAGTACGGTTCGGGTCCCATCAAGGGCTTCGCGATCACGCTCATCGTGGGCATCGCGGTCAGCCTGTTCACCGGCGTCGTCTGCACCCGCCTGATGTTCGACTGGGCGGTGCGGGCTCGCAAGGTCAAGAAGCTCCACCTCGGCTGA
- a CDS encoding TolB family protein: protein MGIFLVTALGGAVLAAACGGGSSSSGAGGNPSSGSGGSNSGGNGGLGGDGGDIFVGPASGVGGGGGQVQGLDVQPSLPQEITVVAGQNTPTVTYSSFLDGNPIGAGWSVDRGEIGSVTPGPATTATFTPKGAVGGVVRVRAGLNGEVVERNLLVKLTGQQNGADPSNPAQAGQIATTIPELTAGGGVGGVGGEGLGVGVESPAVIAALDTPASNGQGEGLKFLYPYDRTVWPRGMTAPLLQWESTLGDVDAIKIELTTTSGSFSWKGTFGKPQILAQTGGPFLRHPIPQDVWAMATNTAGGKTLDGSPDQLVVRLTVAKGEMGYGPITETWTVAPGRLSGAIYYTSYGTNLAKNLGGAVGGDGMFGGAVLSIKVGDTGPKLAAGQSGDSTQCRVCHSVAANGSRLVATTNGGAQRFVYDISPNAITQTSLPNGSAFPGITPDGALALTTGATLVSLADGTVQPSSGLTGTATNVGTPSFSPDGKRVVFNPMASASITNPQQKLVLMDFDPATNTFANPLVLVDNTGAPAETRPGWPAFFPDGKAVVYHQQIAAGVDGNNLGDMRTRKGAKAYLAMARADGGAPVPLDNLNGKDGGNVYLPKLAQPVSMTCTGDGSQVGGLDADHGDDVNMNYEPTVNPIASGGYAWVVFTSRRMYGSVATIPPYCSDPRGVNLITNITPKKLWVAAVDLNSPAGVDGSHPAFYLPAQELLAGNTRGFWVQEPCRADGSGCDSGDQCCNGYCSPDPMNADVLVCGDTPPNGMCSNEGDKCTTQTDCCDPELICLNGFCTLDGPK, encoded by the coding sequence TTGGGAATCTTTCTCGTGACGGCCCTCGGCGGAGCGGTGCTCGCGGCTGCCTGCGGAGGCGGCAGCTCCTCCTCCGGAGCCGGGGGCAACCCATCGAGCGGCTCGGGGGGCTCGAACAGCGGCGGAAACGGCGGCCTCGGCGGGGACGGCGGCGACATCTTCGTCGGGCCCGCGTCGGGCGTGGGCGGCGGCGGAGGCCAGGTGCAGGGCCTCGACGTCCAGCCGAGTTTGCCGCAGGAGATCACGGTCGTCGCGGGTCAGAACACCCCCACGGTCACGTACTCCTCGTTCCTCGATGGAAACCCCATCGGCGCGGGCTGGAGCGTCGACCGCGGCGAGATCGGCAGCGTCACGCCCGGGCCCGCGACCACGGCGACGTTCACGCCGAAGGGCGCGGTGGGCGGCGTCGTCCGCGTCCGCGCCGGCCTCAACGGAGAGGTCGTCGAGCGCAACCTCCTCGTGAAGCTCACGGGCCAGCAGAATGGAGCGGACCCGAGCAACCCCGCCCAGGCCGGCCAGATCGCCACGACGATCCCCGAGCTCACGGCGGGCGGCGGCGTCGGCGGCGTCGGCGGCGAGGGGCTCGGCGTCGGGGTCGAGAGCCCAGCCGTGATCGCGGCCCTCGATACGCCGGCCAGCAATGGCCAGGGCGAGGGGCTGAAATTCCTCTATCCCTACGACCGCACGGTCTGGCCGCGCGGCATGACGGCGCCCTTGCTCCAGTGGGAATCGACGCTCGGCGACGTCGACGCCATCAAGATCGAGCTCACGACCACGAGCGGCTCGTTCTCCTGGAAGGGCACGTTCGGCAAGCCGCAGATCCTCGCGCAGACGGGTGGTCCTTTCCTTCGCCACCCGATCCCGCAGGACGTCTGGGCCATGGCCACGAATACGGCCGGCGGAAAGACGCTCGACGGCTCGCCCGACCAGCTCGTCGTCCGTCTCACGGTGGCGAAGGGCGAAATGGGGTATGGCCCGATCACGGAGACGTGGACCGTCGCGCCGGGCCGTCTCTCGGGCGCCATTTATTACACCTCGTATGGCACGAACCTCGCCAAGAACCTCGGCGGCGCCGTGGGCGGCGACGGCATGTTCGGCGGCGCGGTGCTCTCGATCAAGGTCGGGGACACGGGGCCCAAGCTCGCCGCGGGCCAGAGCGGCGACTCCACGCAATGCCGCGTCTGCCACTCCGTCGCGGCGAACGGATCGCGCCTCGTGGCGACGACGAACGGCGGCGCCCAGCGGTTCGTCTACGATATCAGCCCGAATGCTATCACGCAGACGTCGCTCCCGAATGGCAGCGCGTTCCCGGGCATCACCCCGGACGGCGCGCTCGCGCTCACGACGGGGGCGACGCTCGTCTCGCTCGCCGACGGCACGGTCCAGCCGAGCTCCGGGCTCACGGGCACCGCCACGAACGTCGGCACGCCCTCGTTCTCGCCGGATGGCAAACGTGTCGTCTTCAACCCCATGGCGAGCGCGTCGATCACGAACCCGCAGCAGAAGCTCGTCCTCATGGACTTCGATCCGGCGACGAACACCTTCGCGAACCCGCTCGTCCTCGTGGACAACACGGGCGCGCCCGCCGAGACGCGGCCCGGCTGGCCGGCGTTTTTCCCGGACGGCAAGGCCGTCGTGTATCACCAGCAGATCGCGGCCGGCGTCGACGGCAACAACCTCGGCGACATGCGCACGCGCAAGGGCGCCAAGGCCTACCTCGCGATGGCCCGCGCCGACGGCGGCGCGCCCGTCCCGCTCGACAACCTCAATGGCAAGGACGGCGGCAACGTGTACCTGCCGAAGCTCGCCCAGCCCGTCTCGATGACCTGCACGGGCGACGGCTCGCAGGTCGGCGGCCTCGACGCCGACCACGGCGACGACGTGAACATGAACTACGAGCCGACGGTGAACCCCATCGCCTCGGGCGGGTATGCCTGGGTCGTCTTCACGAGCCGCCGCATGTACGGCAGCGTCGCGACGATCCCGCCGTATTGCAGTGATCCTCGCGGCGTCAACCTCATCACGAACATCACGCCGAAGAAGCTCTGGGTCGCGGCCGTCGACCTCAACTCCCCGGCGGGCGTGGACGGCAGCCACCCGGCGTTTTACCTGCCCGCGCAGGAGCTGCTCGCCGGCAATACGCGTGGCTTCTGGGTGCAGGAGCCCTGCCGCGCCGACGGCTCGGGCTGCGACTCCGGCGATCAATGCTGCAATGGTTATTGCTCGCCCGACCCGATGAACGCGGATGTCCTCGTCTGCGGCGACACGCCTCCGAACGGCATGTGCTCGAACGAAGGCGACAAGTGCACGACGCAGACCGATTGCTGCGACCCGGAGCTCATCTGCCTGAACGGGTTCTGCACGCTCGACGGCCCGAAATGA
- a CDS encoding serine/threonine protein kinase, which translates to MKQGHQQQRYRVLDRLAAGGMAEVFLAESAGIEGFKKRVAIKKVLPHLSEKKRFIAMFLDEARLSAQLSHSNVAQVFDIGVGDNAYFIVMEYVDGSDLKAIIEFMRKTKRPFPVEVAVYIAEKICDGLAYAHEAKNAEGLPLRIVHRDVSPANVLITKYGEIKIVDFGLAKATSQLEKSEPGIVKGKFGYLSPESTQGSEVDARTDVFAVGIILWEILAQKRLFLGENDLQTVMMVREALVPPLAPHNKDVPQELEKIINRALARDPEKRYQSARELGRALNGFLFKYGRPVGTHDVAELVSGTVALRKTTSQEKDSTLHKLIEAALLEFDSLHDEPRPGAPREKSKPEIAPPPPPPAEERRGRVSHFEDIGKWAEEMDLAPLSSEARSARFGPASAKPASVKPASVRSAAPAESKPAENEPAESLPATTVKETPQAKSDENAPAESLPAATVKETPLAKADEGSVVSEPAETVKETPLAKADDGPIESAPVAMRTPIPTQKKDAAGKTTKAGKSGAKGKKRAEAKLSQESTAVVAKKTNVAKPAAPVQNHVMWLYVAAALLLLAASAYYGGLFTP; encoded by the coding sequence ATGAAGCAGGGGCATCAGCAGCAGCGGTACCGCGTCCTCGATCGCCTCGCGGCGGGCGGCATGGCCGAGGTGTTCCTCGCGGAGAGCGCGGGCATCGAGGGATTCAAGAAGCGGGTGGCGATCAAGAAGGTCTTGCCCCACCTGTCCGAGAAGAAGCGCTTCATCGCGATGTTCCTCGACGAGGCGCGCCTGTCGGCGCAGCTCAGCCATTCGAATGTCGCGCAGGTATTCGACATCGGCGTCGGCGATAACGCGTACTTCATCGTGATGGAGTACGTCGATGGCTCGGACCTGAAGGCCATCATCGAATTCATGCGCAAGACGAAGCGGCCCTTCCCGGTGGAGGTCGCCGTCTACATCGCCGAGAAGATCTGCGACGGCCTCGCCTACGCGCACGAGGCGAAAAACGCCGAGGGCCTGCCGCTCCGCATCGTGCACCGCGACGTCTCGCCCGCGAACGTGCTCATCACGAAATACGGCGAGATCAAGATCGTCGATTTCGGCCTCGCCAAAGCCACGAGCCAGCTCGAGAAGAGCGAGCCGGGCATCGTGAAAGGGAAGTTCGGCTACCTCTCGCCCGAGTCGACGCAGGGCAGCGAGGTCGACGCGCGCACCGACGTCTTCGCCGTGGGGATCATCCTGTGGGAGATCCTCGCGCAGAAGCGCCTCTTCCTCGGCGAAAACGATCTGCAGACCGTGATGATGGTCCGCGAGGCCCTCGTGCCGCCGCTCGCGCCCCACAACAAGGACGTGCCGCAGGAGCTCGAGAAGATCATCAACCGCGCGCTCGCCCGCGACCCGGAGAAGCGGTACCAGAGCGCGCGCGAGCTCGGCCGCGCCCTGAACGGCTTCCTGTTCAAGTATGGAAGGCCCGTCGGTACCCACGACGTCGCCGAGCTCGTCAGCGGCACCGTGGCGCTGAGAAAGACCACGTCCCAGGAGAAAGACTCGACGCTGCACAAGCTCATCGAGGCCGCGCTGCTCGAGTTCGATTCGCTGCACGACGAGCCGCGCCCCGGCGCGCCGCGGGAGAAGTCGAAGCCCGAGATTGCCCCGCCGCCACCGCCGCCCGCCGAGGAGCGGCGCGGGCGGGTGTCCCACTTCGAGGACATCGGCAAATGGGCCGAAGAAATGGACCTCGCGCCCCTGAGCAGCGAGGCGCGCTCGGCCCGCTTCGGCCCCGCGTCCGCCAAGCCCGCATCCGTGAAGCCCGCGTCCGTGCGGAGCGCAGCGCCCGCCGAGAGCAAGCCCGCCGAGAACGAGCCCGCCGAGAGCCTGCCCGCCACGACGGTGAAGGAGACGCCGCAAGCGAAGTCGGACGAGAACGCACCCGCCGAGAGCCTGCCGGCCGCGACGGTGAAGGAGACGCCGCTGGCGAAGGCGGACGAGGGCTCCGTCGTGAGCGAGCCGGCCGAGACGGTGAAGGAGACGCCGCTGGCGAAGGCGGACGACGGGCCCATCGAGAGCGCGCCGGTCGCGATGAGGACGCCGATCCCGACGCAGAAGAAGGACGCCGCGGGCAAGACCACGAAGGCGGGGAAGTCGGGCGCGAAGGGGAAGAAGCGCGCCGAGGCGAAGCTCAGCCAGGAGAGCACGGCCGTGGTCGCGAAGAAGACGAACGTCGCGAAGCCCGCCGCGCCGGTGCAGAACCACGTGATGTGGCTCTACGTCGCCGCGGCGCTGCTCCTGCTCGCGGCGAGCGCGTATTACGGCGGGTTGTTCACGCCCTGA
- the secF gene encoding protein translocase subunit SecF: MEFIKPGRQFDFMGKRWIALGISAALLLVSIIAFFKPGPQLGTDFKGGTELEVAFLQPTDAGEIRSAVESLGFNAPDVIRVKDSGAENAHRFLIRVQEVSALSDEQKEAIRQKACVLPEDGAVSPDFEARCPANARASEIKFSPGGDKISMRYETEPDLAAIKAQLTGITGIELRAGENNPVVVSARDHKVEAQLKSRGDQLLDGLRQKLGADRVPERALRVEWIGPKAGAQLRDAAIRSIAISIVFIMAYIAFRFDLRFAPGGIVALVHDVGIALGAMILTHREITLSTIAALLTIVGYSITDTVVVYDRVRENLARHRNLSFPAIVNLSVSEMLGRTIMTSLTTGLTMVCFLIWGTGVIKDFAFALLIGILVGTYSSIYIAAPFTEWIDRTFFGGQTTNQKKVTRTKAVKRADAVV, from the coding sequence ATGGAATTCATCAAGCCTGGGCGACAGTTCGACTTCATGGGCAAGCGCTGGATTGCCCTCGGGATCAGCGCGGCGCTGTTGCTCGTGTCGATCATCGCCTTCTTCAAGCCTGGTCCCCAGCTCGGCACGGACTTCAAGGGCGGCACGGAGCTCGAGGTCGCCTTCCTTCAGCCGACGGACGCCGGCGAGATCCGCAGCGCCGTCGAGTCGCTCGGCTTCAACGCGCCCGACGTCATCCGCGTGAAGGACAGCGGGGCCGAGAACGCGCACCGCTTCCTCATCCGCGTGCAGGAGGTCAGCGCTCTCAGCGACGAGCAGAAGGAGGCGATCCGGCAGAAGGCCTGCGTCCTGCCCGAGGACGGCGCGGTGAGCCCGGACTTCGAGGCGCGTTGCCCCGCGAACGCGCGCGCGAGCGAGATCAAGTTCAGCCCCGGCGGCGACAAGATCTCGATGCGTTACGAGACGGAGCCCGATCTCGCGGCCATCAAGGCGCAGCTCACGGGCATCACGGGCATCGAGCTCCGCGCGGGCGAGAACAACCCCGTCGTGGTGAGCGCGCGTGACCACAAGGTCGAGGCGCAGCTCAAGTCGCGCGGCGATCAGCTCCTCGACGGCCTGCGCCAGAAGCTCGGCGCGGACCGCGTGCCGGAGCGCGCCCTTCGCGTCGAGTGGATCGGCCCGAAGGCAGGCGCCCAGCTCCGCGACGCGGCCATCCGCAGCATCGCGATCTCGATCGTGTTCATCATGGCCTACATCGCGTTCCGGTTCGATCTCCGGTTCGCGCCCGGCGGCATCGTCGCCCTCGTGCACGACGTGGGCATCGCGCTCGGGGCCATGATCCTCACGCACCGCGAGATCACGCTCTCCACGATCGCCGCGTTGCTCACGATCGTCGGCTACTCGATCACGGACACGGTCGTCGTGTACGACCGCGTCCGCGAGAACCTGGCGAGGCACCGGAACCTGTCGTTCCCGGCCATCGTCAACCTCTCGGTCTCCGAGATGCTCGGACGCACCATCATGACGTCGCTGACGACGGGGCTCACGATGGTCTGCTTCCTCATCTGGGGCACGGGCGTGATCAAGGACTTCGCGTTCGCCCTGTTGATAGGCATCCTCGTCGGCACGTACTCGTCG
- the yajC gene encoding preprotein translocase subunit YajC: MLFLSQPTTVSPGQGAPPAPAQPSQGAPAAPEGGGGGGQPFGGMTILFFLLPLLFVFLMTRSQSKKQKELEAALKPGDKVVTQAGLIGKLIEVGDRTVKLEIAPGVNVQVLKTAIQGVDGEPKPAAEAKDKAQEKKA; this comes from the coding sequence ATGCTGTTTTTGTCTCAGCCGACCACCGTCTCCCCTGGCCAAGGCGCTCCGCCTGCGCCCGCCCAGCCTTCCCAGGGTGCCCCCGCGGCGCCCGAAGGTGGTGGCGGCGGCGGGCAGCCCTTCGGCGGGATGACCATCCTCTTCTTCCTGCTGCCGCTGCTCTTCGTGTTCCTGATGACCCGGAGCCAGTCGAAGAAACAGAAGGAGCTCGAAGCGGCCTTGAAGCCGGGCGACAAGGTCGTCACCCAGGCGGGGCTCATCGGCAAGCTCATCGAGGTCGGGGACAGGACGGTCAAGCTGGAGATCGCGCCCGGCGTGAACGTGCAGGTGCTGAAGACGGCCATCCAGGGCGTCGACGGCGAGCCGAAGCCCGCCGCCGAGGCGAAGGACAAGGCGCAGGAAAAGAAAGCATAG
- a CDS encoding DUF1269 domain-containing protein produces the protein MRHALFALFDHDHDAASSLRAVLALPGLPRPCSVLVHHDKVNRNDLPLGETSAREGITTGALVGSVAGGLLGGLVLGPLGYIAAGPLAATLFGMLGGGAAGALGGGLTGAGKPDPVIDDVEREVKAGKVLLTVEVENMAQAEEVAEICRAHNGTIARKPVFGFWSHRLHDKDAA, from the coding sequence ATGCGACACGCGCTTTTCGCCTTGTTCGACCACGATCACGACGCCGCGAGCTCTTTGCGCGCGGTCCTCGCGCTGCCCGGCCTGCCCAGGCCGTGCTCCGTGCTCGTGCACCACGACAAGGTGAACCGGAACGATTTGCCGCTCGGCGAGACGAGCGCGCGCGAGGGCATCACCACGGGCGCGCTCGTCGGCTCGGTGGCGGGTGGCCTCCTGGGCGGGCTCGTGCTCGGGCCGCTCGGCTACATCGCGGCCGGGCCACTCGCCGCGACGCTGTTCGGGATGCTCGGCGGAGGCGCGGCGGGCGCGCTCGGCGGAGGGCTCACCGGCGCAGGCAAACCCGACCCGGTGATCGACGACGTCGAGCGAGAGGTGAAGGCCGGCAAGGTGCTCCTGACGGTCGAGGTCGAGAACATGGCCCAGGCCGAAGAGGTCGCGGAGATATGCCGCGCCCACAACGGGACCATCGCGCGCAAGCCGGTCTTCGGGTTCTGGAGCCATCGGTTGCACGACAAGGACGCGGCCTGA
- a CDS encoding BPTI/Kunitz domain-containing protein, with protein MRRGLASVFVAVSMFFVLPAYAAERAEENAEVAEDVQGLDAQAFRICRQPIVTGPCRAAFQRFAYNAAVGRCVPFTYGGCQGNENNFRSMRDCVNTCYRRMYRMP; from the coding sequence ATGCGAAGAGGTCTCGCGTCCGTATTCGTCGCCGTATCGATGTTCTTCGTCCTGCCCGCGTACGCGGCCGAGCGCGCGGAGGAAAACGCAGAGGTCGCGGAGGACGTGCAGGGCCTCGACGCGCAAGCGTTCCGGATCTGCCGCCAGCCCATCGTCACCGGACCGTGTCGCGCCGCGTTCCAGAGGTTCGCGTACAACGCGGCCGTCGGGCGGTGCGTGCCCTTCACGTATGGGGGCTGTCAGGGGAACGAGAACAATTTCAGGTCGATGCGTGACTGCGTGAACACGTGTTATCGACGCATGTACCGGATGCCCTGA
- the infC gene encoding translation initiation factor IF-3 — MSMRRFDPRQAQRGPQIRINQRIRVPEIRVIGEEGEMLGIMPTHEALRRAQERGLDLVEVNPKADPPVCKILDFGKYKYDEKKKAREAKRKQSVVEIKEIKLRPKTDDHDLAFKSRAALRFIEAGHKVKFTVRFRGREITHPEKAQEQLDWIVQQCEELANVEVRPAMEQRTMTLLIAPKPAVMQKVAQARAAAEKARQKALQEGRTAPAATEQEEALRKLEEQLDEEDDDEDDDEEEG; from the coding sequence ATGAGCATGCGACGCTTCGACCCTCGGCAGGCCCAGCGAGGACCTCAGATCCGAATCAACCAGCGAATCCGGGTTCCGGAGATCCGGGTCATCGGGGAAGAGGGCGAGATGCTCGGCATCATGCCGACCCACGAGGCCCTGCGGCGCGCCCAGGAGCGAGGCCTCGATCTGGTGGAGGTCAACCCCAAGGCCGATCCGCCCGTCTGCAAGATCCTCGACTTCGGCAAGTACAAGTACGACGAGAAGAAGAAGGCGCGCGAGGCGAAGCGCAAGCAGAGCGTGGTCGAGATCAAGGAGATCAAGCTCCGCCCGAAGACGGACGATCACGACCTCGCCTTCAAGTCGCGCGCGGCGCTGCGCTTCATCGAGGCCGGTCACAAGGTCAAGTTCACCGTGCGCTTCCGCGGCCGCGAGATCACGCACCCCGAGAAGGCGCAGGAGCAGCTCGACTGGATCGTGCAGCAGTGCGAGGAGCTCGCGAACGTCGAGGTCCGACCCGCCATGGAGCAACGCACGATGACGTTGCTCATCGCGCCCAAGCCCGCCGTGATGCAGAAGGTCGCGCAGGCCCGCGCCGCGGCCGAGAAGGCGCGGCAGAAGGCGCTCCAGGAGGGCCGCACCGCGCCCGCCGCCACCGAACAAGAGGAGGCGCTGCGCAAGCTCGAGGAGCAGCTCGACGAAGAGGATGACGACGAGGATGACGACGAGGAAGAGGGCTGA